The following nucleotide sequence is from Enterobacteriaceae endosymbiont of Donacia provostii.
CGTTATTAGTCGGCGATTTCCGAATGGGGAAACCTAATATATATAACTATATATTATCGTGATTTGAATACATAGAATTACGAAGTAAACCAGGAGAACTGAAACATCTAAGTATCCTGAGGAAAAGAAATCAATAGAGATTTCCTTAGTAGTGGCGAGCGAACAGGAAGAAGCCCGAGACGTACTTTATTTATTGTATTAGTAAAAATAACTGGAAAGTTATACGATACAAGGTGATAGTCCTGTATATTAAAATACAATAATTATAGTCTCAATGAGTAGAACGAGACACGTGTAATCTTGTTTGAATATAGGGGGGTCATCCTCTAAGGCTAAATACTACTGACTGACCGATAGTGAACTAGTACCGTGAGGGAAAGGTGAAAAGAACCCCGGTTAGGGGAGTGAAATAGAACCTGAAATCATATACGTACAAGCAGTAGGAGCACTTAAAAAGTGTGACTGCGTACCTTTTGTATAATGGGTCAGCGAGTTATATTTTGTAGCAAGGTTAACTGTATAAGGAAGCCGTAGGGAAACCGAGTCTTAAAAGGGCGTTTTAGTTGCAAGATATAGACCCGAAACCCGGTGATCTAACCATGAGCAGGTTGAAGGTTTGGTAATTCTTACTGGAGGACCGAACCGACTAATGTTGAAAAATTAGCGGATGACTTGTGGTTAGGGGTGAAAGGCCAATCAAACCGGGAGATAGCTGGTTCTCCCCGAAAGCTATTTAGGTAGCGCCTCGTAAAATTCATATTTGGGGGTAGAGCTCTGTTTCGGTTAGGGAATCTACCAGATTTACCAATCCGATGCAAACTACGAATACCAAATTTATGTTATTACGGGAGACACACAGCGGGTGCTAACGTCCGTTGTGAAGAGGGAAACAACCCAGATCGCTAGCTAAGGTCCCTAAGTTATAATTAAGTGGGAAACGAGGTGGGAAGGCATAAACAGCTAGGATGTTGGCTTAGAAGCAGCCATCATTTAAAGAAAGCGTAATAGCTCACTGGTCTAGTCGTCCTGCGCGGAAGATGTAACGGGGCTAAATTATACACCGAAGCTGCGACAATAAAGAAGTTATTATTTTTATTTTATTGGGTAGGGGAGCGTTCTGTAAGTCGTTGAAGATAAATTGTAAAATTTATTGGAGATATCAGAAGTGCGAATGCTGACATGAGTAACGATAAAATAGGTGAAAAACCTATTCGCCGAAAGACTAAGGTTTCCTATCCAACGGTAATCGAGGTAGGGTAAGTCGATCCCTAAGGCGAGGCTGAAAAGCGTAGTCGATGGATAACAGGTTAATATTCCTGTACTCATTATTATTGTGAAGGGGGGACGAAGAAGGTTAGATTATCCAAGTGATGGTTGTCTTGGTTTAAACGTGTAGATGAATTATTTAGGAAAATCCGGATAATTATTACATTAAGACGTGATGACGAAATACTTTATTGTATTGAAGTAATTAATACCATGCTTACAAGAAAATCCTCTAAACTTAAATAATATTGAATCGTACTCCAAACCGACACAGGTAGTCAGGTAGAGAATACTAAGGCGCTTGAGAGAACTCAGGTGAAGGAACTAGGCAAAATAGTGCCGTAACTTTGGGAGAAGGCACACTGATTGTAAGTAAGAAGATTTACTTTTTGAGCTGAAATCAGTCTAAGATAACGGCTGACTGCAACTGTTTATTAAAAACACAGCACTGTGCAAACACGTAAGTGGACGTATACGGTGTGACGCCTGCCCGGTGCTGGAAGGTTAATTGATAGGGTTATTATTTTATATAAGAAGCTCTTGATCGAAGCCCCAGTAAACGGCGGCCGTAACTATAACGGTCCTAAGGTAGCGAAATTCCTTGTCGGGTAAGTTCCGACCTGCACGAATGGCGTAATGATGGTCAGACTGTCTCCACCTGAGACTCAGTGAAATTGAAATTGCTGTGAAGATGCAGTGTACCCGCGGCAAGACGGAAAGACCCCGTGAACCTTTACTATAGCTTGATATTGAATAGTGCATATTAATGTGTAGAATAGGTGGGAGATAATGAAATGTTAGCGCTAGCTAATATGGAATCGTCCTTGAAATACCACCCTTTAGTATTTATTATTCTAACCTAAACCCGTAATCCGGGTTAGAGACAATGTCTGGTAGGTAGTTTGACTGGGGCGGTCTCCTCCTAAAGAGTAACGGAGGAGTACTAAGGTCAGCTAATCACGGTCGGAAATCGTGAGGTTAGTACAAAGGCATAAGCTGGCTTAACTGCGAGAATGACAATTCGAGCAGATGCGAAAGCAGGTCTTAGTGATCCGGTGGTTCTGTATGATAAGGCCATCGCTCAACGGATAAAAGGTACTCCGGGGATAACAGGCTAATACCGCCCAAGAGTTCATATCGACGGCGGTGTTTGGCACCTCGATGTCGGCTCATCACATCCTGGGGCTGTAGTAGGTCCCAAGGGTATGGCTGTTCGCCATTTAAAGTGGTACGCGAGCTGGGTTTAGAACGTCGTGAGACAGTTCGGTCCCTATCTGTCGTGGGCGTTGGAAGATTGAAAGGATTTGCTCCTAGTACGAGAGGACCGGAGTGAACGTATCTATGGTGTTCGGGTTGTCATGCCAATGGCATTGCCCGGTAGCTAAATACGGAAAAGATAAGCGCTGAAAGCATATAAGTGCGAAACTTACCTTAAGATTAGTCTTCCCTAGATTTTTATTAGTTATTTATAGAAATCTCTTAAGGGACGTTAAAGACGATGACGTTGATAGGCTAGGTGTGTAAGCATAGTGATATGTTAAGCTAACTAGTACTAATAAACACCCGTGAGTCTTAACCTTACAACACCAGAATCGTTTAAATTTAAATATTTAAATTACATTTAACAAAATAATCCTGGTATATATAACGCAATGGTACCACCTGAATCCATTCCGAACTCAGAAGTGAAACATTGTAGTGCCAATGGTAGTGTGAGGTCTCCTCATGTGAGAGTAGGTAAATACCAGGATAAAATATTTCACATTATTAAATGTCATACTTAAATTATTCATTAAAAAAATTAAATACTTTTAATTTATCAACAAAAGTATATAAATTATTTATAGTTAAAAATTTACATGATTTATGTAAACTATGGAAAGAATATGAAAAAAAATGTATGCCTTGTTTAATTTTAGGAGAGGGAAGTAATGTTTTATTTTTAAATAATTTTTATGGATTAATTATTATAAACAGAATAAAAGGCATATATATAAGAGAATCGAAAAATCATTGGAATTTACATGTTAATTCTGGAGAAAATTGGCATTATTTAGTTGAATTTACAATTAAAAATAAAATTTATGGTTTAGAAAATTTAGCATTGATACCTGGATGTGTAGGATCAGCGCCAATCCAAAATATTGGAGCATATGGTACTAGTATAAAAAAATTTTGCAAATATGTTGATATCATTAATCCAGTAAATAAAAAAATTCAAAGGATTAATAACAAAAATTGTAATTTTAAATATAGAGATAGTATCTTTAAAAATGAATATTATAAAAAACATGTTATTATTTCAGTTGGTTTATTTTTATCAAAAAAATGGATTCCAAATTTAGAATATTATTCTATAAAACATTTAAAAAATTACAATATTACTCCTCAAAAAATTTTTCATTATATTTGTAACATAAGGAAAAAAAAAATTCCTCATCCAAAAATACATGGTAATGCAGGTAGTTTTTTTAAAAATCCATATATATCTATAAAAAAAGGATTAAAGTTATTAAAAATTTTTCCTACAATGCCTTATATTATTAAACATCATTATATTAAATTATCTGCAGGATGGTTAATTAACCAATGTAATTTTTCTAAATGTATTTATAATGGGGTAACTGTTTATTCTAAACAGTCATTAATTATTTTAAATAAATTTAATAAATCTTCAGGTATAGATATACTTAATTTTGCAATTAAAATATATAATACTGTAGGAAAAAAATTTGATATTTGGTTAGAACCAGAAGTACGTATTATAGATAGTTATGGAGAAATAAATCCACTAATTTATTTTAAAAAATAGTTAAAATATCACTTTATATTTATATATTTAATCGCTTCATAATAATTTTTAATGCTAAAACATAGCCATATGTACCTAATCCTAATATTACTCCATTAGAAATATCTGAAAAAAAAGAATTTTTTCGAAATAGTTCTCTTTTGTATATATTAGTAATATGTACTTCAATAAATGGTATTTTAATTGCTAATAAAGTATCACGTAATGCAATACTAGTATGTGTAAAAGCAGCAGGATTTAATATAATATAATTAATTTGATCTTTATATTTAATTAAATAATTTATTAATTCATATTCTGCATTAGATTGAAAATGACTTAATTTACAATTTTTTTGATTAATTTTATTTGATAAAATTTGAATAATATCTTGTAAAGATTTATGACCATATTTATTTGGTTCTCTAATTCCTAAAAGATTTAAATTAGGACCATTTAAAACTAGAACGTGATTTTTATATTTTTTATATTTCATTATTTAAAAATATATTATTAATTTAATTTTTAATTATATAATATTTATGATAAATAATGTAAATTAATTTTATTATTTATAATAAATAATATATTTATTATAAATAAAATGTTATTATGTTTGTATGTAAAATAAATTTAATTTCATTAAAATAACTATAAAATATAAAATCGGGTTTTTTTATTATGTTAAAAAAATTTCGGGGAATGTTTTCTAATGATTTATCTATAGATTTAGGAACAGCAAATACCTTAATTTATGTTAAAGGTAAGGGTATTGTTTTAAACGAGCCTTCTGTTGTAGCTATTAGACAAGATAAAGCAGGATTCCCTAAAAGTGTAGCTGCTGTTGGATATAATGCTAAACAAATGTTAGGAAGAACTCCAGGTAATATTGCAGCTATTAGACCTATGAAAGATGGTGTCATAGCAGATTTTTTTATTACAGAAAAAATGCTACAACATTTTATTAAACAAGTTCATAGTAATAGTTTTATGAAACCTAGTCCTAGAGTATTAGTCTGTGTTCCTGTTGGAGCAACTCAAGTTGAAAGAAGAGCTATTAGAGAATCTGCTCAAGGAGCAGGAGCAAGAGAAGTTTTTTTAATAGAAGAACCAATGGCAGCTGCTATTGGAGCAGGTTTACCAGTTTCAGAAGCTACAGGATCCATGATTATAGATATTGGAGGGGGTACTACTGAAGTAGCAGTTATATCTCTAAATGGGGTAGTATATTCTTCTTCTGTAAGAATAGGAGGAGATAGATTTGATGAATCTATTATTAATCATGTAAGACGTAATTATGGTTCATTAATTGGAGAAGCAACTGCTGAAAAAATTAAACATAAAATAGGTTCTGCTTATAATAATAATGAAGAATTATTAGAAATGGAAGTAAGAGGTAGAAATTTAGCAGAAGGAGTACCAAGAGGTTTTACATTAAATTCTAATGAAATTTTAGAAGCTCTTCAAGAACCTTTAACCGGTATTGTAAGTGCTGTAATGATTGCATTAGAAAAATGTCCACCAGAATTAGCAGCTGATATTGCAGAAAGAGGTATGACATTAACTGGTGGGGGAGCATTATTAAAAAATTTTGATAAGTTATTAATAGAGGAAACAGGTATTTCAGTTTCTATAGCTGAAGATCCATTAACTTGTGTAGCAAGAGGTGGAGGAAAAGCATTAGAAATGATTGATACACATGGAGGTGATTTATTTAGTGAAGAATAATTATAATTATTAAGATAATATATTTATGAAATTAATATTTAGTAAAAAACCTATTTTTAAATTAAGAACAGTAATATTTATTATTATATCAGTTATTATTATAGTTATTGATACTTATTCTAATTTTTTTGTTAAAATAAGATATCAAACTAATAACACTATGATTCCTGTGTATTTTTTTTTAAATAAACCTTTTTTTATATATGAAAAAATATCAAAATTTTTTATAAAAAAAAATGTAATACTTAAAAATAATAAATATCTATTTAGTAAAATTTTACAACAAAATATGAAATTATTTTCTTTAAAAGAAATTGAAGAAGAAAATAATCATTTAAGAAATATTTTACATTTACCTGTCCTAAAAGAAAAAAATAGTATTTTAGCAAAAATAATACCAGTTATATTACCCAGATGTAAAAATGAAATTTTTATTAATAAAGGATCTAAAGATAATGTTTTCTTAGGTACAATAGTACTTAATGAACAAGGTGTAGTAGGACAAGTTATATCAACTAGAAAACAAAGTAGTCAAGTTTTATTAATTTGCAATAAAAAATTTTCTTTACCAGTACAATTACAAAATAGTGATACTAAATTCATTATTAATGGTAATGGGTGTACAAAACCTTTAAAATCTGAATACATATCTACTGATATAAATCTTAAAAAAGGAGATATATTAGTAACATCTGGTTTAGATGAACAATATCCTTATGGGTATCCTGTTGGTACTATTACTAATGTAATTTTAGATAAAGAAAAAAATTTAAATATAGCTTATATTAAGCCATTTATAAAAATGGAAACAATAAAATATGTATTATTACTAATAAATTCTCAATAAAATATGAAAAATTATCTTTTTACATTTTTTGTTTATATAACATATATGATATCATTTTTTTTACAAATTTCTTTGACTAAAAATAGTAATATTATTTTACATATATCATGGTTAATATTAATTTTAATTTATTGGATATTATCTTATCCATATAAAATTAATATTATTAATAGTTTTATTATTGGATTAATGATAGATTTTTTTACAAATTATATTTTAGGAATACATAGTTTATTATTATGTATAATGACATATTTTATATTATATAATCATCAATTTATTATTCACTTAAATGTAATAAATAAATTCTTATTTATAATTTGTATCTTATTTATAATAAATTTTATTATTTATACAATAAATGACGTAAATTTTAATTATCTAACATTATCATTACAAAGTATTTTAAATGGTTGTATATGGATAACTATGTATTTTTATTTAAAGAAACTTTATTTTAGATATAAAAATTTTCTTCTTTCTTAAGAAAATAAACATTATCTATTTTTGGATAATGTTTATTTTTTTAAATATTTAATAAAAAACTATAAACAAATATTATTATTTGGAATTCCTGCAATTTTTGAAGCTTGTTTAATAACTCCATTAGGAAATAAATTAAATAAACTTACACTATCCCATATTTCATCTTTATATTGTTTTTTAAGTTTATTAATTAATATTCTTAAATTTGGATGTATTTTATATTTAAAATATAAATTACGTAATGTATATATTACTTTCCAATGATTACTATTTAATTTAATTTTTTCTAAATTAGCTATTTTAATAGCTAATTTTATATTCCATATTATACTATTTTCTTTATTATTTAAATAAACATTCATTTTAATGATTAATATTTTAGGAGGAAGAGAGATTCGAACTCTCGAATAGTTTCCTATTTCCGGTTTTCAAGACCGGTGCCTTCAACCACTCGGCCATTCCTCCATTTAAAATATAAAAAATTTGTAATAATATATATAATATTATATTTTTAAAAAAAATTAAAGTTAATATTTTAATTAATCATTATATGAAAAATAATAATATTCAAATAGGTAGATTATATATAGTAGCTACACCAATTGGTAATTATAGTGATATAAGTCAAAGAGCACTAAATACTTTAAAAAAAGTAAATTTTATTTTAGCAGAAGATACTAGAAAAACAGGATTATTATTAAATTATTTTCATATTAAAAAAAAATTATATTCATATTATGAA
It contains:
- a CDS encoding rod shape-determining protein, translated to MLKKFRGMFSNDLSIDLGTANTLIYVKGKGIVLNEPSVVAIRQDKAGFPKSVAAVGYNAKQMLGRTPGNIAAIRPMKDGVIADFFITEKMLQHFIKQVHSNSFMKPSPRVLVCVPVGATQVERRAIRESAQGAGAREVFLIEEPMAAAIGAGLPVSEATGSMIIDIGGGTTEVAVISLNGVVYSSSVRIGGDRFDESIINHVRRNYGSLIGEATAEKIKHKIGSAYNNNEELLEMEVRGRNLAEGVPRGFTLNSNEILEALQEPLTGIVSAVMIALEKCPPELAADIAERGMTLTGGGALLKNFDKLLIEETGISVSIAEDPLTCVARGGGKALEMIDTHGGDLFSEE
- the mreD gene encoding rod shape-determining protein MreD, whose translation is MKNYLFTFFVYITYMISFFLQISLTKNSNIILHISWLILILIYWILSYPYKINIINSFIIGLMIDFFTNYILGIHSLLLCIMTYFILYNHQFIIHLNVINKFLFIICILFIINFIIYTINDVNFNYLTLSLQSILNGCIWITMYFYLKKLYFRYKNFLLS
- the mreC gene encoding rod shape-determining protein MreC, whose product is MKLIFSKKPIFKLRTVIFIIISVIIIVIDTYSNFFVKIRYQTNNTMIPVYFFLNKPFFIYEKISKFFIKKNVILKNNKYLFSKILQQNMKLFSLKEIEEENNHLRNILHLPVLKEKNSILAKIIPVILPRCKNEIFINKGSKDNVFLGTIVLNEQGVVGQVISTRKQSSQVLLICNKKFSLPVQLQNSDTKFIINGNGCTKPLKSEYISTDINLKKGDILVTSGLDEQYPYGYPVGTITNVILDKEKNLNIAYIKPFIKMETIKYVLLLINSQ
- a CDS encoding TusE/DsrC/DsvC family sulfur relay protein, whose protein sequence is MNVYLNNKENSIIWNIKLAIKIANLEKIKLNSNHWKVIYTLRNLYFKYKIHPNLRILINKLKKQYKDEIWDSVSLFNLFPNGVIKQASKIAGIPNNNICL
- the aroQ gene encoding type II 3-dehydroquinate dehydratase, whose product is MKYKKYKNHVLVLNGPNLNLLGIREPNKYGHKSLQDIIQILSNKINQKNCKLSHFQSNAEYELINYLIKYKDQINYIILNPAAFTHTSIALRDTLLAIKIPFIEVHITNIYKRELFRKNSFFSDISNGVILGLGTYGYVLALKIIMKRLNI
- the murB gene encoding UDP-N-acetylmuramate dehydrogenase, with the protein product MSYLNYSLKKLNTFNLSTKVYKLFIVKNLHDLCKLWKEYEKKCMPCLILGEGSNVLFLNNFYGLIIINRIKGIYIRESKNHWNLHVNSGENWHYLVEFTIKNKIYGLENLALIPGCVGSAPIQNIGAYGTSIKKFCKYVDIINPVNKKIQRINNKNCNFKYRDSIFKNEYYKKHVIISVGLFLSKKWIPNLEYYSIKHLKNYNITPQKIFHYICNIRKKKIPHPKIHGNAGSFFKNPYISIKKGLKLLKIFPTMPYIIKHHYIKLSAGWLINQCNFSKCIYNGVTVYSKQSLIILNKFNKSSGIDILNFAIKIYNTVGKKFDIWLEPEVRIIDSYGEINPLIYFKK